Part of the Spinacia oleracea cultivar Varoflay chromosome 5, BTI_SOV_V1, whole genome shotgun sequence genome, tatgtgatgcataatgtgttttactaaccggctatgtgggccattcatgataatgaatgggtgaatggtatatattgtatatgtactgttttgcaggttatgaagtgactagtatggcccaaataggatagaaaatatggtctgcgtaccattaatttgaatgtaattggtctaaagtaccaaagttgtttttcaattcaaaaatggtctgcgtaccatcaaatagttgtaattagttttaattatagcttatcctatttgaagaaaatggtgcctcccacggagattttcaagacggactttgaagttaaaacttcaagatgaagtcgggccatactagatcacatttatcttatgcatgttttaagttatttattgattttaaatatgtcttaatatgcatgagatcaaagcttgattatgttgcatgattaagggttttagttcacttaaaatctaaccaacatagtaagagccttaagttccaaacttaaaaattgagttaaaaggtgccatgccaaaatatacacttgcttggatatcctttacatcaatctagtaatagttttcgctcagcgaggtgttacttattggtcctaaaggggcaaggtacacaaataattgtgagtacatgttagttttggtgaaactcaacgatataagtaaggagtccttttatgtcgtggcaaaatcgataggtttacctaataagttcttagacgtacctatcaaccaagagtagtttctagactattagcaaaaggcttttgcttacctaaaatgttttagaattgagtcgacaaactgtgcttaattcttcaatggttttagggtcttggaatcattttattcacacctgccggaacacataattcgaataaaatgctaatgacttgtttaaattgcatgattgctttaattttcaagttattactcatgataaatgtttagactttgcatgcttcaatgaatgttttaattattgtttataattaaatatcttgcactgcagtaaaccctttgagaaaggtaacagtaaatttcctcgattggtagtgaatccaagaacgattcacggaaatgagagaaagtgagcaatttaaaatgtacgtttcttatagcgacttttatggttgttttcgaacatcaaagtcgaatggcaaaccaattggtgcttgtgaattcaaaatacactgtagttttgagatcataaagcattgagtttaatacgctcagctttaccaatggttaacaacctaatatctttgtccatttaattctcgaaagagtctagtccctagacattcgaatagatcgatgcttagagaactttagaagcttctggtaagatcatctagttgaaacttaatattcaacataaattaaatggtaagaaccttgttggggtgacattggacatgtctaacaaagtataaaagtcaacactaaagaattcaattcttaagactataagaaagggtacaagaaataggaaaacgaggaacaaatgaaaggaatttacgattccgtttctacctataagtttatgtttaaagagaagttacctagcaatcaaacttccttggtatcatataccgcttgaggttcttacttcggtaataactcaaataatggaagctaggctacactaatggcctacaagtgggaaatgaagcatggcaatgctacattagctgtagggtcatctaggttgttttaagtcctttcaaggctggaactaaatggctattttgttccataatcaacatacataaatttctgcttcaaacacagaaagactcacattcggaagaacaaaaacaattcttgtttgtttgtttatttgaatgaaatggtcatttacgggttgagtcaatttgcttgattaaaacaaacaactctttaacaataaaaactttactaggttcaaatcaaacccttgatttgagttccactaatctttggcattgttgcttagaccatgtcaacaagttaacattcacaagctctattttaatggacttttgaaagttggttgatttctagatcaacttaagacaagctagtcttacttgttgaaagtaacaaagaatatgaactattgttagaacgcctagacgatagagttcaaagctaaagaaaggttttatgactttattatttcacatggatttgagtgaatataggtttatttactcaaatgtgatataagttgaatctgtttggctagttcaaagattcagaagtatacaatccacttggcaagaaatcataaagatctaggttagatcatgttgatgattacttgagaccaaatatgatcatcaatgaatgtgtgttgtaatttcacaatctagctccataagatatggcatatctacgttggaatgatcgaagtcaattagtacttgattcgatcaatgatgaatcataaagacttttcctataatttctaaaacaaaatgctcaactaccaccaaactaaaccaaattcgtcaaagctattgaaaagtaatttcagaatatcttttcataatatatctaaagagttcctaaactcagtgggagcttagtgtttgttattcaataaactaaggcccaagtatagatatatgtttcattgtgatttattcaaatgagacacaagggtattgtttctaccacgaatttttgagaacataatgtttgtttgctcgaaataatgtccttttggagattcgtttccaaaatgacaagtgggagaaaatagacctcgaaagtcttcgaggcgaacaacaaacataaacggacattccggaggcttttcgaagttctttagaaaatccgaacacgtattttttaaggactttagaagtggctttaaagaatagacatctcttagaagactttacaagtgcttcaaggagaacagaatattcaaaggactttcaagtggctattgatattctattgtttgatgttctatacccaagtaggcatagaattcaaattactgaaactataagattcttctattagatagtgaagaaacatggagttcaggtcactgaaactatgcaattcttctattagatagtgaagaaacctacaacttacagtcaaactattatcatgtagattaatgagtttgtgacctgtaagaaagctatgacgaaacccagattccctaaaatggttagaggccatatatagactcaaatgttttagatggttagaggccataaaacatactcaatgttttgatgacaaaatttaaattttgttgatttgcaagaatagtttcacacctattggttgcaagtttgttttaaggataaaaaccatcaaacatggaattgtgttcacacacaaagctatattagttgctaaaggttacaagcaaattcatggcatggattgtgttgaaacctcatgcataatcgtaatgctcaagtctataactcaagcaatgattgcatattggtacatatgacaattggatgacaaaacgtattcctcaatcaaatgttggaagaaaactatgtacatggcatgtcataggatttgtggatccaaataaatgcttgaaaaggaatgctaacttatgaaatctaagtacagatttaagcaagcaattgggaattggaactgtattttagtgaagctaataagcattttagtttcataaaatatacatgattcttatagatatataagaagtttagtgggagtacgtaaaacttatttggtcctatgtgtatcacacatatctctctattgtgaaataacattcaaatgctaatgacttaggtttgaaattattcatcaatgatggaccaaggcgaaacttagtacatactgggtattaagatctatttacaaagatcttatgatattgtttagtaatggcatttactaaatcaaacacgaaagactccattggagatattcgatccatatgaataaatctaagtaatgaatgtttgaactatgtataagcatttactaagttaaacatcaaagaatctaatgagattcttcacctatattatatgtcaaagaatttagttggattcagtatctactgtaactgaatgagctaaagttacatgaatagaattcaattgggaattattctgcaaaagaatttatcatgtatataatataatatgaggatcgccaaaaacgtatcgtatgactttaggcatgacgaacatataccaatctctattgatctaagtgaagatcaactagattgagatcaagaacacttatggtacttgaaaaggtacataggaatagttcttgattcaaggaaataaagatatgctaaatattgatgctacacgcataaacactggcaaaggatcaagcaagaccctttggagttaaccattgacaaggatgagctaaagagcatcgtgttttgaaatggcaacatggattgaagaccatgagttgttgcgtgggaaattaaaataataatttctatgttctaagatatagttggagagtcttccacatatctgtgaactgcttggataagtagatccaaacaaagcatcactagcaacctatacagttgaagtaaaagtaattattgcctaagaagcaataaaatagagttgtttatatgagttcttcattgaacttgagaagatcacatgtctgttgacttaatggtttttcattgcaaaatgcgtagaaccactaatgtagcaagaaagactagatcacaaaataaacatactcaaaagttcttatcatcatatctagaagaacattcgatgaaaaggatgttaagattggcaaagcgtgataactaaacctatgcaacaagtgagaagcaacactcacgttgtagcactggaaatcaagcatagctttgaattccatgaactgttttaaaaatgggtttgaggcccatggctgtaaaacaatggggttgaacatttatcatatatgaaatgtattttcatattccatttaatcttggtttagtattaaatgatgagtcccttcaatttgacgatatattcaagatagactgtcaggaccagtcctgtgactaagaaatgtctatcaagtgaacttgaatgtcaaaagttgaaaatggtccctagtcggagttttctataatattggacgcataaaaaacgttagacgactagaatgcaagatgactagtagttctgtttcttgaactatgtggacatggcaatgtcataatcatttgcatagattaaattcctaaacctaaaaggatgaattaattaaataagaattctattaagattctagtttaattgattcgtatcctaataggattccagttccttttctatacctctataaataggtgcctagggtcataatttatatatacaatcgagtattcaagttttcaaagtgatttttgagagcaaaaattcagtcatataattgcctacaatagccgaaaattctaagtaccttaagggcgatcctagttggtcaagcttaaggcggatccggacgtgctgtggactatctacggagggacgacacttggagtcctaaagacttgttcttgttcggttcgggcgcagctagggagggcacgcaacaaagtgtatgcatctaaactatgctaaatgattatgtgtaaataatatgctttcctggctttatggttttttcgcatgatttatgttttgtcatatgaatcattaccTAACAAGAGGATCATCATGCGGAGTGGCTACTCGTCCACCATCCGACTCACATATCTCGATCCGTGGGAATGGGTCCAGAGGTGACTTTCCTGACAGCATTACCTGCCCTAGGTGGCGAGCATAATCTTTCTGCCccctcatggtgggtcctccagcggctggtcccccagatatgacggctacaaaccCCCCTTCGCTGTGTTGTCCCTCTGTAGGTGAGacaggtgacttgttctttttagactggttttttccaaagccaTGAGCATTCCTCTGTATGTAGTTCTTAaggtgtcctttggaggctaggccGTCTAGAGCTCTCTTCAAGCTTCTACAGTTCTTGATTTCATGCCCTAtgtcttcatggaactggcaatacaACTTAGGTTCTCGACTCTCAGCAGGAGACTTCATGGGGAAAGGTCGTTCAAGGTCAAACCTGGTTCTGACGTCTTTCAGTATCGTGAGGAgatctgtgttatactcgaaaTATTCCCTTTCTTGTGGACGTTCTCTCTTGTGTCCAGGAGAattggtatcatgctctttcGAGAGAGCCCAAGTATCATTTACTCGTGGGGCTTTTCGGTCTATTTTGTCTTTCTTCCTTGAGGAATATGTTGCTTCTACAGTCCTTCCATCTTTTGACGCActgcatatttctgttgcatggataaatgcttcgGCCTCGTCCAAAACTTCGGCCATAGTCCGCACACTTTTCTTGACTAGGCCAAACTTAAAGGATCCCTTCTTCAATCCCCTAATAAAATTATCGAAGGAGACGCCGTCGGGCAAATTTGGGATCTGTCCGGCCTCTAGGTTGAAACGTTTCACATAGCTTCTTAGTGATTCATCTTTCCCCTGTTGAATTCGTCCCAAGTGCAtacttgttttcctttcttccttgtgtgccatgaacctaGTGGAGAACAGAGTTTGTAGTTCGTTGAAAGAGGCAATTGACCCTGGGGGCAGTCGCTCAAACCACTTAGACGCTACCCCTTTGAGAGTGGCCGGgaaatatttgcaccaagtgccttcattggttccttgaacatacatgtgatgaTGGTATGCAACTAAGTGCATATCGGGATCGGTGGTACCGTCATAGGCTTAAATGGTAGGAGTTTTGACCTTGGGCTCTTTCGGGGCGTTCATGATATCCTCGGAGAAGGGagtactcatgtgccttagcGTCAGATTATTAAACCCTTGCTGAATGTGGTAAGTTGGTTCACGGCGGCTGGAGAGCAGGCGGGGACGTAAGCTTACCCTATTGGGCGTTATCTGGGTCTGTCCTCGAGTAGAGGGGTAAAAAGGGCGGATCTTCTATCACAGGGGTGGACCCAGTGTCTGATAGTTCAAATACAGCTTCATAATATTCTTGACGCCTCGAGGCGGGCCTTAAGACGACTGGTGGGTTTCCCCTAGATGGTGGTCGTATGACTTGGTCCCTTCGAGGTAGAGAAGTTGGGAGGCCGCGGTCAATCCCCGAGCGCTCAGGCACAGGGCTGATTCCACGGCTAGCCTGTGGACGGGAGCTTTCTCCAGCTCTCCATACATTGGATCTAAGTGGCATTCTgtttatccgattgacgcccAGACTGAGGGGCCTCTGTGGAGCCGTCCTCTCAGTGCTGTAGATTACCatatttttccgaatttcatcttgcaaCGTGGTGCTCATCTGCTGTCGAAAGGTTTGgttcatttgctgttggaatcctgcTATGATCTCGCGTAGCGACCCCACCGAGACTGGCAAGTCCAAATTCTCATCTATCACGGCATCTCGGACGCTGGGGCTTAGGTGGGCACTCGGCGGAGACGCTTCCACAATTGGTTCTTCCTCTACGACCACCTCAGCTTCCTGCACCCGACGTGGTGTGCTTCCTGCATTTGCGATTCGATTGGCTTCTTCTATTTGACGTTGACTCCTTTCGAGAGGTTGTCTCTTTTCTTCCTCACCAGTATACTCTCTGTCAGAGTGCGGTtcggccatgatactatacctccccacagacggcgccaaatgttgtgggatcttttacggtgatgacgtgtcacgcgttcctcggaggtatcaagtatgagctggcacgaacctctggcaacctgcaaaacaagaatactGACTGTGTAAGAACATCTTTAATGGTAAGCAAATTGGTAAGTTGCTTTCATTTGCCACGTCAGATTTTCAAGCTATTATTTTTTCATCGTATTTTGCTTCAATGGTTTGCAAAttgcttgaatttttttaaccattttttaaattttatttttatttttcaattcacaTGTTTATCAAATAAACAATTTATTTTCCGTTCTTTTTTTCCCAGGCTAATTAACTTTGTAGAGCTAATTTGCTTAACTTGACTAATTGCTTATGAAAATTGACTAACaactaaaaaatttatttttatttttcaattcacaTGTTTATCAAATAAACAATTCCAATAATTGACTAACAACTAAAAAATTTATGAAAATTACAAGCTAGTCCTATAGGTAACATTCGAGATGCTCTAATATTTACTCTAATTAATCGAATTACTGTAGATTTTAACAACTCTAAATCTAAAGTTTATTGCCAAAAAATAAACATACCAAGCGACGTTTGGTCGGTTTGGATTACTTGATTAAACGGTAACCGAAAcactttttcattttatttttctttttcataaAGAAAAATCCCACTTTCTGTATTCCAAATTTCCAGCCCACTCAAATTCTGTCGCACTTCTCTCTCTTCCCCTGATCTCAAAGATCGTCGAttcgccatcatcatcatcatcatcatcatcgaaTTGCGGTGCAATAGTTTTCATATTATTCCCAAAttggtatcactttttaattcattttctcGGATAATATTCATTCAATATTCTGTTTTTATGCTTTTGTTTTTGGCTGCTTAACAAATTGGTATGTCCTTTTATACTCAAACTCAAAAGGGTTTGTGGTTTGTAGTTTGTAGTTTGTATGATGATTTGTTAATAATGTACAAATGATTTGTTTATAAAGGTTTAAACTTTGAACTATAACTATTCATTTTTCAGGGAAAAGAGTTTTTTGTTAAAGTCTAATGTTAGATGTTCAGGTGTTCAATGTTATTTGTTTTGCATTTGACATTGTGTTGAGAGTCTATGGAATTGAGATTTTCTGATTAAATTTCAGGAAACTAAAtgggaacaaaagaaaagatGAATTGGAGATATCTCTAATGTTAATATTTGATCTTGTTTATGGTTTTCATGAAGTCCGTGTTCTTTTCATAATTAAGGG contains:
- the LOC110804081 gene encoding uncharacterized protein, translated to MAHKEERKTSMHLGRIQQGKDESLRSYVKRFNLEAGQIPNLPDGVSFDNFIRGLKKGSFKFGLVKKSVRTMAEVLDEAEAFIHATEICSASKDGRTVEATYSSRKKDKIDRKAPRVNDTWALSKEHDTNSPGHKRERPQEREYFEYNTDLLTILKDVRTRFDLERPFPMKSPAESREPKLYCQFHEDIGHEIKNCRSLKRALDGLASKGHLKNYIQRNAHGFGKNQSKKNKSPVMLSGKSPLDPFPRIEICESDGGRVATPHDDPLVR